One stretch of Terriglobales bacterium DNA includes these proteins:
- a CDS encoding TIGR00282 family metallophosphoesterase → MRILFVGDIFGRAGRQLVHHHVPHLVKERGIDLAIANVENAAAGFGVTPQIADEMFEMGFDALTSGNHVWDKREIVEYFQLGADSFRDNARRLLRPANYPEGTPGRGLYEGKTRAGVPFAVINLQGRVFMIQNDDPFRVADRLLAGVKAKVVLVDMHAEATSEKVAMGWHLDGRVTAVLGTHTHIPTADERILPKGTAYQTDVGMTGPYDSVIGVEKDLVLNRFRTSMPARWEAAKGDPWLCAAVIDCDAATGRATKIERLVIKS, encoded by the coding sequence TTGCGGATCCTGTTTGTGGGCGACATCTTCGGGCGGGCGGGGCGGCAACTCGTTCATCATCATGTGCCGCATCTCGTGAAAGAGCGCGGGATTGACCTGGCCATTGCCAACGTGGAGAACGCCGCCGCCGGTTTTGGCGTGACGCCGCAGATTGCCGACGAGATGTTCGAGATGGGCTTTGACGCGCTCACCAGCGGCAACCACGTGTGGGACAAGCGCGAGATCGTGGAGTACTTCCAGCTCGGGGCCGACAGCTTCAGGGACAACGCGCGGCGGCTGCTGCGTCCGGCGAACTATCCGGAGGGAACGCCGGGCCGGGGGCTGTATGAGGGCAAGACCCGCGCGGGCGTGCCGTTTGCCGTAATCAACCTGCAAGGGCGCGTCTTCATGATCCAGAACGATGACCCGTTTCGCGTGGCCGACCGCCTGCTCGCCGGCGTGAAGGCGAAGGTGGTGCTGGTGGACATGCACGCCGAGGCCACGTCGGAAAAAGTGGCGATGGGATGGCACCTGGACGGGCGCGTGACGGCGGTGCTGGGAACTCACACGCACATCCCGACGGCCGATGAGCGCATCTTGCCGAAGGGGACGGCGTACCAGACCGATGTGGGCATGACCGGGCCGTACGACTCGGTGATCGGCGTGGAAAAAGACCTGGTGCTGAACCGCTTCCGCACCAGCATGCCGGCGCGCTGGGAGGCGGCGAAAGGCGATCCGTGGCTGTGCGCGGCGGTGATTGATTGCGACGCGGCGACGGGGCGGGCGACGAAGATTGAGCGGCTGGTGATTAAGAGCTAG
- a CDS encoding co-chaperone GroES, giving the protein MATKFTPLHDRILVRRVEEAETTRGGIIIPDSAKDKPQEGEVVAIGKGKVNEDGKVFPLAVKEGDRILFGKYAGTEVTIDGDPVLIMREEEVLGILTGARKEEPAKAGSRR; this is encoded by the coding sequence ATGGCGACAAAGTTTACGCCCCTGCACGACCGAATCCTGGTGCGGCGGGTGGAAGAGGCTGAAACCACGCGCGGCGGCATCATCATTCCCGACTCGGCGAAAGACAAGCCGCAGGAGGGTGAAGTGGTGGCCATCGGCAAAGGCAAGGTCAACGAAGACGGCAAGGTGTTTCCCCTGGCAGTGAAGGAAGGCGACCGCATCCTGTTCGGCAAGTACGCCGGCACGGAAGTCACCATCGACGGCGACCCGGTGCTGATCATGCGCGAGGAAGAGGTTCTCGGCATCCTGACCGGCGCCCGCAAGGAAGAGCCAGCGAAAGCCGGATCCAGGAGATAG
- the groL gene encoding chaperonin GroEL (60 kDa chaperone family; promotes refolding of misfolded polypeptides especially under stressful conditions; forms two stacked rings of heptamers to form a barrel-shaped 14mer; ends can be capped by GroES; misfolded proteins enter the barrel where they are refolded when GroES binds), which translates to MAKQIIHGEDSRQAILRGVNVLADAVKVTLGPKGRNVVIEKKFGSPTITKDGVTVAKEIELKDPLENMGAQMVREVASKTSDVAGDGTTTATVLAQAIFREGVKTVAAGANPMALKRGIEKAVEAICGKVGKDGERSKGALDQLSKPVSGEMIAQVGTISANNDDTIGRIIAEAMKKVGKDGVITVEESRTMETQLDVVEGMQFDRGYLSPYFVTDPERMEAVLENAYILIHEKKISSMKDLLPLLENIAKGGRPLLIIAEDVEGEALATLVVNKLRGTLQVCAVKAPGFGDRRKAMLQDIAILTGGKAITEDLGIKLENVQVQDLGQAKKVTIDKDNTTIVEGKGKAAEIEGRVKEIRSQIDKTTSDYDREKLQERLAKLVGGVAVIKVGAATETEMKEKKARVEDAMHATRAAVEEGIVPGGGVALVRCVEAIDKLKLDADEQIGANIVKRALEEPLRQIVQNSGEEGAVVVGKIRDHKEADYGYNAQTGEFEHLVKAGVIDPTKVTRTALQNAGSIASLMLTTEALVSEVPEEKKEPAMPGGHGGGMGGMY; encoded by the coding sequence ATGGCTAAGCAGATTATTCACGGTGAGGATTCACGGCAGGCGATTTTGCGCGGGGTCAACGTGCTCGCCGACGCGGTGAAGGTCACCCTGGGCCCGAAGGGGCGCAACGTTGTCATCGAGAAGAAGTTCGGTTCGCCGACCATCACCAAGGACGGCGTCACCGTGGCCAAGGAAATCGAACTGAAGGACCCGCTGGAGAACATGGGCGCGCAGATGGTGCGCGAAGTGGCGTCCAAGACCAGCGACGTCGCCGGCGACGGCACCACCACCGCCACCGTGCTGGCGCAGGCCATCTTCCGCGAGGGCGTCAAGACGGTCGCGGCCGGCGCCAACCCGATGGCCTTGAAGCGCGGCATCGAGAAGGCGGTGGAAGCGATTTGCGGCAAGGTGGGCAAAGACGGTGAGCGCAGCAAGGGCGCGCTCGACCAGCTTTCCAAGCCCGTCTCGGGCGAGATGATCGCCCAGGTGGGCACCATCAGCGCCAACAACGACGACACCATCGGCCGCATCATCGCCGAGGCGATGAAGAAGGTCGGCAAGGACGGTGTCATCACGGTGGAAGAGTCGCGCACCATGGAGACGCAGCTCGACGTGGTCGAGGGCATGCAGTTCGACCGCGGCTACCTCTCGCCCTACTTCGTCACCGATCCGGAGCGCATGGAAGCGGTGCTGGAGAACGCCTACATCCTGATCCACGAAAAGAAGATCAGCTCGATGAAGGACCTGCTGCCGCTGCTGGAGAACATCGCCAAGGGCGGCCGCCCGCTGCTCATCATCGCGGAGGACGTGGAAGGCGAAGCGCTCGCCACCCTGGTGGTCAACAAGCTGCGCGGCACCCTGCAGGTGTGCGCGGTGAAGGCGCCGGGCTTCGGCGATCGCCGCAAGGCCATGCTGCAGGACATCGCCATCCTGACCGGCGGCAAGGCCATCACCGAAGACCTGGGCATCAAGCTGGAGAACGTGCAGGTCCAGGACCTGGGCCAGGCCAAGAAGGTCACCATCGACAAGGACAACACCACCATCGTCGAGGGCAAGGGCAAGGCGGCGGAAATCGAAGGACGGGTGAAGGAAATCCGCAGCCAGATCGACAAGACCACCAGCGACTACGACCGCGAGAAGCTGCAGGAGCGGCTGGCGAAGCTGGTCGGTGGCGTTGCCGTCATCAAGGTCGGCGCCGCGACCGAGACCGAGATGAAAGAGAAGAAGGCCCGCGTGGAAGACGCGATGCACGCCACGCGCGCGGCGGTGGAGGAAGGCATTGTCCCGGGCGGCGGCGTGGCGCTGGTGCGCTGCGTTGAGGCCATCGACAAGCTGAAGCTCGACGCCGACGAGCAGATCGGCGCCAACATCGTGAAGCGCGCGCTGGAGGAGCCGCTGCGCCAGATCGTCCAGAACTCGGGCGAAGAGGGCGCGGTGGTGGTCGGCAAGATCCGCGACCACAAGGAAGCCGACTACGGCTACAACGCGCAAACCGGCGAGTTCGAGCACCTGGTGAAGGCGGGCGTCATTGACCCGACCAAGGTCACGCGCACCGCGCTCCAGAACGCCGGCTCGATCGCGTCCCTGATGCTCACCACCGAAGCCCTGGTCAGCGAGGTTCCGGAAGAAAAGAAGGAACCCGCGATGCCGGGCGGACATGGTGGCGGCATGGGCGGAATGTACTAA